Genomic window (Dasypus novemcinctus isolate mDasNov1 chromosome 10, mDasNov1.1.hap2, whole genome shotgun sequence):
AGGAGCACTTGGTATACCTCTGGGGAATGAAAGAGCGGGTGACAGTCTGCCTGCTGCAGATTTGCAAGTATTGGTTAAGGGCAGAGCTGAGGAATCTCTCTGAAAGCCAGGTTCCCTCTGGGCCAAGACAGCTGTCCTCAGAATCCTGCCAGCTCCGAAAGGCCTGGGGGGCCTGCCTCCTTTAATCCCTTCACTTTCCAGAAGAAAAGACTGGCCCAGAAAGGAGAAGGGGATTcatccccctccaccccccacccacgcAGGCAGAGACCATAGCACAGGAGTCCGAGCCGCTCCAGCCATTTCGGCCACCAGGGGTCGTGCTTCCGCGGGTGGCGCTGCGGAGGGAAGTGGGGGCCCTCCCGGGAACATCCCACTCGAGTGCCCATGGTCGCTCTCCCCCCCAGGTTACGGCCACACAGCCCCGTTATCGGCTGGCGGCAAGGCCTTCTGCGTGGTCTACGCCGCCCTGGGGCTGCCGGCCTCGCTGGCCCTCCTGGCTGCCCTGCGCCGCGGCCTGCTGCCTGCGCTCGGCCGCCCGGGAGCCTGGGCAGCGGCCCGCTGGCAGCTGGCGCCGGCCAGGGCTGCACTGCTGCAGGCCGCCGGCCTGGGCCTGCTGGTGGCGGTCACCTTCGTGCTGCTGCCCGCGCTGCTGCTGTGGGGCCTGCAGGGCGACTGCAGCCTGCTGGAGGCCGTCTACTTCTGCTTCGGCTCGCTCAGCACCATCGGCCTGGGGGACCTGCTGCCCGGCCGTGGCCGCCGCCTGCATCCGGCCCTCTACCGCCTCGGCCAGCTCGCCCTTCTCGGTGAGTCTGGCCACCGGGGGTCGGGGGCCGGAGCCTGGACTAGCCCCTGTGGCAGTAGTAAGTGTGCCGGGTGGTCAAGCCACCGTtgccacctctcccctccccaggttACTTGCTCCTCGGGCTCCTGGCCATGCTGCTGGCTGTGGAGACCTTCTCGGAGCTGCCACAGGTCCATGCCGTCGTGAGGTATTTCGGGTCCAGTGGCCCTGTGACTGCTGAGGACCAGGACGGCATCGTAGCTAGGGAGGAGCTGGCCCTGAGTGTCCCGGCACCCGCGGCCGCCACCCCAGAGCAGGCCCCGGCTTGCTGACAGGTGTCGGTGGACAGTTCAGCTCCTCGAAGGAGGAAGCCGCGAAGGAGGAAGCAGCCGGGAGAGGCTGGGAAGCCTCTGCagactggggggtggagggggcaggccccccgccgccctcaggGATATAACATGGTCGCAGAAGAATAAAAGGAGCAACTACCCTGCTGTGTCTTGCCCTTTTCTTTGGAAATGCgacttccctccttcctcctcctcccccagcctcggAAGGCCGCCGTCCAGCCTTGGCTCGCCTCTGGGAACCACCAAGCAGCGCGGCTCCGCCGACAATCGCCGAGACAGGCTCCTCGGGCCGAGTCCCACCCTCTTCCGTCTATTGAAAGGCCCCAGGGCTCCGAGAAAGGGCGCTGTGGGTCCCCGTCTACCTTTATTGCCCGCAAAGAACAGGAAGTGGCGCGGCGGGAGCTCAGATGCCCCCTCCGCCTCAGCCAGGTCGGCGAGGAGGGGTTCCGCAGGGCTCTCCTGGGGACCCCTGCCCACCCCGCGCGGGCACACACACTCTCACGGACAAATAAATACCGCCTGGACGGCGCGGCCGCCCAGGCTCTCCTGTCCGTCGGGCCGAGGTCTGCCCCACCCCGGACCCGGCAGGGGCGCGGGCGGCCGGCGGCCCCGGGAAGGTCTGGTCCTCCCGGGCGCGGGCCCCGGCGGCAAGAGAAGCTGCGGTCAGAGCGGGCCGGGAGCGGCCAGGGCGCCGGGCTCCCGGGCCCCGCGCGGCCTCAGCTCAGCGCGCAGCGCTCGCGCCGGGTCAGCTGCCGGCTCAGCTTGCGGCGCCGCTGTTCCAGGCCGCGTTCCAGGCGCTCGTCCTCCTCCAGggcgctgggaggggaggggtcgCAGTCAGCCCCCGCGTCCGCCCCCGACTGCCAGCGCGGCCCCCGGGTCCCCCGCCCCCCCTGCTCACATCCGCTCCTTGTGGTCCAGGTCGCGGACCAACTCGTCGCGCTGGTTCACCAGGGACACCAGCTCCTCCAGCAGGAGCTGCTCTCGGTGCTGCTGCGCCGTCGTTTTCAGCCAGTCTGGGGGCGGAGGCCGCGAGTCAGGGGGCGCGGGCGCTCCTCCGTCCCGGCTACCCCTCCCCCGCGCGGAGCCACCCCGCACCTTCGATGGCCAGCATGGCCCGCAGCTCGCGGCTCAGCAGCTCGAACCGCCGCTCCAAGTCCTGCTCCTCGATGCTggggggtgcgggagggggagtGTCAGGTCAGGGACAGGGGGGCCCGGAAGCAGGGCCCAGGGCGCTGCCCACCCCCTGGCCCCAGCCCACCCGCTTCCCCTTTTGGGCCTGGCTGAGGGCACAGCGACACCCCAGTCCCCGGCCAGCACCATCTCCTTTGTTCTCCCATTGTTGGAGGTAAAcgttctctcccctccctctccacctCGCTCTTTGTTCCTTCTTTTCACAGGTACCACCAGGAACCTCTTACCtgggaaggcaggtgctcaaaccgCTACACCCACCCCTctctccttttaaaaagaaacaaccctGAAGGAATATTTCAATGAACTTCACTTATGATTAAATAGCAAGTAAATATTAGGCTATtcggggaagggaaaaaaaaggcccAAAATGCAAAAGGAGGACAAAACCTCAGTGCAGGACCATGAAGGCAACAGCTGCGGAGAAGCGCTTCTCACCCCTGTTGGGAACCcagctctctgggcctcagtttcccctactGTAAAGAAACAGCATCAAACTGGGGGACTCGGCCCTGATCTTTCTGAACCACGTTTTGCTCCGGGCCTGGGTTGTCTCATTAGTGAAAATACCATCTTAAGATGTAAACTTTGAaaagtaagaaataaagaaaaaaaaagatataaactttgtaagaaaatgagagaaaaattttCTAAGACAAACGGTAAAGATCTTTGTAGAAAATCAAGCAGCTAAGAGCTCTGACCCATTCCCCCAGCCCTCACTCCAGGGACAGTCGTCTGTCCCCAGCAGCCAGACGCTGCCTAGTGGGGGCAAGGCCTGGGGCGAGGTGGGCGGGGTCCTGTCAgggtgggcggggcctgggcctGCACTCACAGCAGCTGCAGTTGATCCTGCCGCCGGATGAGGGCGTTCTTCTTGTTGACCAGTGTGAACCATTCCTGGATCAGCACCTCCTCCTGCAGCCTGTCAGCACCTGAACCCGGGCCAAGGCAGTCACCAAGCCTGCCACCCCATCCCGGGGTCAAAAGCAGGGCAGTGGGGGACTGGGGAGGGGGCTAACCCCCAGTGGCCTTCTAGAAACCAGAGCCGACAGGGCCTTAGTGAGTCCAGCTGTAAAATGGGTACGATGACCCCAGCTGTGCTGCCCCACACCTCCCGAGATGGGGAAGAACTTTGGGGCCGGGCTGATCTGGGTGGCAAGTGTCAGGAAGGGGACCCCAGGTGCCCACCCACCTGACTCCATGAGGCTCCTCAGCTGCGTCTCCACGTCGGCCGCCCGCCCATCGATCTGCCTCTGCTCCTGCTCCAGGGCCTGCAGCTCTGCGCACACATACTGGCTCGTGTCCTGGAACCGCTGctgggggggaagtgggggaggggggcagagcgGGCTCAGCGCGGGCCCCTGGGAAGCGTCTGCCCCTCAGCCCCGCCCACCTCAGCCTCCTTACCAGCCCCGCCTCCTCGCCTGGGCTTGGGGGCAGCTCCTCCGATGGGGGGCTGTCACCTGCAAACAGAGACCAGGCTAAGGCACCCGCAGGAAGTCCCCAGCCGCCGACTCAGGAGCAGCCTGCGCTGAGCTGGTCCCCACCCCCTCCAAAACTACTCACCAAGGGGCTCCCGCTGctgcggggctggggctggggctgggccaggggctggggccgtggctggggctgggccaggggctgggcaggGTTCGGGGCTCGGGCCTTCCTGCGGACGAAGGGGCTGGTGAGGGATTCCCAGGGCTGCCCACACACGGGGAGGAGTGAGCCTCAGTCCCACACCCTGCCCTCCCATCCTGCCTGCACGGAAGTGCCCACTGCCAGCGCCAAGTGCCCCCTCCCACAAAGCCCGAGGGCCGCAGCCTGCACCCCGCCCTCCCAGCCCTGTGGTCCACGGCCAGTCCACTCCCACTCGTGGGGCTCTGGGGAGAGTAGGGGTGAGAAGCCGTGAAGGGCAAGCCTGGCGCTCTCCTTCCCCCTCGCCCCCTCCTCCGTGCCGCTCCAGCAGGCCACTTCAGACCCCGTCAGCTGCCACTGGCATCTCGTTATGGCCGGGGCCCCCACAAGGTGCTGCTGGGCTGACCCGGTGGCAGCTCCACCTCCAGACCCAGGCGGCCCTGAGCCAACACCTCCACCTTCCGGCCAGAAGGGGGCCCTCCCGCCTTCTGGGTTCCCATCCACGTGGCTGCTGTCTGGTCACACACACTCAGGATGAGCCAGCTGGGCTGGAACCACCGATATTAGCCTGGAAACGCCAGCCGGTCCCAGACGTGCCCCATCCCTGGACACCGGCTGGAACTGTCAGCCGCGGCGGGGAGCCCCAATTTTCAGCCCAGCTGTCAGCCTGGTTCCCCTTTCAGCTCCTGCTCTGGCCACCCTTCTGGGTGGGTGACAGGTGGGGAGAAGGGCTTAAGCTGCCCACTGTCCACCCACCCTGCACCTCCCTGAGAAGCAGCCCAGGACGCCCCGGCTCGGGCGCCTGGCTCATGCCCTCACCAgcctccacccctgccctgccctctgaCCTCATGCCCCAACTGTGGGGTCTTCCTCAAACCTTCACCCCGTGCAACCCTCCTCAGCCCCCAGCCTGTTGCCAGGACAACTCcagctcctctcctcctccccgcccccgccccccaccctgaaCCCCAGCTAGATGCCAGCCTCTGGCCACAGTGACAGACTTTCGGTTCCCTAAGTGGCTTCCTCAGCCTGGAGTCAGCCCCCATCCTGGGCTGTCCACCACCAGCTGCCCTCACGACCCGGCTCGGCTctgctccccctccctgccctgcacgGCTCCTGGGGCCGCCCCACGTCTGCAGGCTGGGGAGTTGCTCCTCCATGGCTTCCTGAGCCTCCCCCAACACAGCCCCGATCCCCCGCCCATCTTGGCTGCCAGCCATGTGTCTCCCTGACCAGAGGAAGTCCCTGCCCACAGGGACAGGCCAGGCATGGGTGCTGGCTAATATTACTCAACTTGTGTGCCAGGCACCGTTCAAGGCCCTTTCCACGGCTCGCATAGTTCTCCCAATAAGCCCGTGAGGCAGGGACCGTTaccctcccattttacagagggagaaactgaggatcaaagaaggaaagagggggtCAGGGAGGAGATTCACGCAGGGCCTGGTTGGGGCTCAGGGCTGTCTAACTCAAAAGTTTGTCCCCAGGCTTGTCCAGCAACTTGCTGTGTGCCTCTGGGCCAGTCCCCCAATGGGACTCTGAGTTCTTTtatgtaaaatggggagaaaTCCAAGATCCATGTAAACTGGGGGCTGCAGGACCCCAGAAAAGGTACCCGGGGCAACACACAGCTCACGTTTTTTGACAATACCCTGAAGCAGCCTCAAGGCTACCTCGCAAAGGGTTTTCCTACATTTGCTTCTCATGCTCAGGagaaagcacagagaggttaagtggcttgcccagggtcacacagtcaGTCAATGGTGTCAGGCCCAGGGGAGGGTGCCCTTTAAGAGCTCAGGCTTGGAACCTGGGTTCACGCCTGCGTCAATTCCCTTTGGCTCTCTcttcatctccctgagcctcGATGTTCCTTCCTGTCAAGTGGGGTGATCGTTCCTCCTGGAATGAGCCTTGTGAGAAGTCAGTGAAGGGTCGAGGAGACAGGCCGGGCACAGAAAAAATGCTGGACTGATCATCTCATCAGGCGCCAGCAGGAAAGTGGAGAAACCCCGACCTCAGCAGCAGCTGAGCCCACTCCCACCCAGCCCTGATGGGAATTTAAGAACTGCTTCCTCCTGTCTACCCAAATTCCTCTTTCTATGCCCTCCTGAGCGGCCCCTCCTCTAGGAAGCCTTCCAGGGCAGCGCCAGAgcagccctgccctcctcctgctTCAGCCCCACCCCAGTTCCAGGGCGCCTGACCTCATTTCCCCACCACGCTCCACCCCAGGACGTTGGAAGCTCTCAAGGGCTAGGCTCCACGAGCCTCTCCCACTTGCACCCACGGGGCCTGGGGGATGGAACTGGCCACCACGGAGGGCCTCCCGGGTCAAACATCTCCTGGGAGACATGGGCTGCAGAAGGCCTGGCTTGGAAGGACCAGATGCTGGGCTCTGAGCCGGGGGAGAACAAAGGCGGAGCCTCCCCTTTAAGATTTAAAGGGCCACTGACACCCCTTGACGGGGCTGCAGCCAGAGGCCAAAGGAAGCAGGCATGGCTGTGTCCTGCTGCTGCCTGCCTATCCCGTTTCCTGGGGTGCCTCCCGTGCCCACTTGGTCTCATTCACAGACTCACCCCTGAGTCCTGACCCTGGCATTCAAGGCTCCTGCTCCACCAGCTCACTTCACTGCCTGCTCTGACCTCATGGGAGATGACCAGCAGTTCCCTAAATGAGACTTCAGCTTTCCTACTGCCATATTTTTACTTGTGCAGAACtgtccccttccacccccccactTCTTACCTGGGAAGACCTGCCACCTAATCAACTTAGCTCAAATGGCTGCTTCTTCTAGGAAGCCTTTCCCAATTCATTCCCTCCTTTCCCCTTGAACTCAGGGGTCATCCCTGGGCAGCTGGCAGCTTGGAAAAGCCTGACAGAGCTGCCCTTGCTGTCACAGGCAGGATGGTGCAGTGGGTAGAGCCCCAGCTTGGACTTCGGTGGCTGTGAGTCACTGAACAAATCCCTGCCCTCTCTGGGACCATCTCCCCTTCAGTACAGTGATGACCTGACACTCGGGGAGCCTCCGGCCTGAGATCTGCTGGGGACTGGGAAGGGAACATGGGGCCCCAGCAGGACCTCCCACCACCGACCCCCTCTTctcagaaaggagaaaggaaattcCTCTCTAGCATCTGGGATTAAAGATCCAAGTCCCAGCACCGTGCGGGTGGGGGGCCCTGAGAGCCACCTTGAGTATAAAAGCCCTGTGCCACCCCCCAGGAGGTGGGATGGTTGCTGCTTGACCCCAGACCACCGGCATGGTAAGAAATGCCTGAGCCCACTTTCCCACCCACAAAGCAGCGTGGCTTTGTGGCTGACAACAGGGAGGCTTCTGGGAGCTTCCTACGACAGCCCCCCAGTCTCCAAACTGGATGCCCAGCATTAAAAGCCATTAGCATCTACCCCAAGTCTGGGAGCCAAACCCGGGACCCTGTCCCATTAGCAGCTCTCGGTCTGACAGGCACCGCTTGTATAGGGCCGCTGCCGGGGAGCTTACTACCTCACTCCTGCGCAGCACCTCAGCCCTCGGATGGGAGAGCGCCTCCCCGCGTCGGGATGAGCCCTGCCACCCTAAAACCACCACATCTGCGCCAGCTCTGCCCTCGCGAACCCAACTCAGGACCCCGGCCACCTTCCCCCACGGCACAGGGACACTCACTGCGGCTGCGGCTCCGGAGGTGCCCGCGGCCCCTGAGTCCTGTTCGTCCACCGAGAAGGAGTTGCTGTTGCGCAGCCGGGAGCGCCTCTTCTTGAGCAGGTCCGCGTCGCGCACGTGGGAGAAGGAGCCATGCGCGCGCGGCGGGGGCACCGGCCCGGGCTCCCCGTTGACCGACTGCCGTCGCAGCCTCACGCCGCCGCCCGGGGCCCCCGCCCCGTTCACCAGCCCCTCGGCCGGGAGCGCGGGCGCGCGCGCCCCGGGGCCGTCGGCCGGGGCCTCGGCAGGGCGCTCCTGGAGCGCGGCCTCCGCCTCGCAGGCCTTCCCCGGGCGGCCCGCGTCTGCAGCCCCGCCCCTGGCGGCCGCCTCGGGGGCCGCCCCGT
Coding sequences:
- the KCNK7 gene encoding potassium channel subfamily K member 7; translation: MGCLRPWARYGLLVVAHGLALGLGALVLQALEGPPALQVQARLRAELAAFQAEHGDCLPLGALEEFLGVALAAQAYGVSSLGNNGSEAGNWDLPSALLFTASILTTTGYGHTAPLSAGGKAFCVVYAALGLPASLALLAALRRGLLPALGRPGAWAAARWQLAPARAALLQAAGLGLLVAVTFVLLPALLLWGLQGDCSLLEAVYFCFGSLSTIGLGDLLPGRGRRLHPALYRLGQLALLGYLLLGLLAMLLAVETFSELPQVHAVVRYFGSSGPVTAEDQDGIVAREELALSVPAPAAATPEQAPAC